ggcttgtgcagttctagatccaaaagtaggatgtttcaactcatgttttactacaaatacatacagtaataaataaatacaatggctggttgttagtttattcaatattaatgttattttatatactggattgaacttgagcagtggaagagagaaggaatttaatgaaattatggagattcagagatgcaatgttaagttaagcgcggtttaattcaaaccagttgaatgttaaacttcagtgcagctcaacgggtttcagttaaccttaaagtaaaataacttttttaaaagctaaaatacacagcagagaaatacaggttgagaaagtcattctaataatgaggacagctgctgcagcaactaacacaggtgttcagtggtaagttagccacctgtgttaattagcccgctagctaacttagccgcttagctagctaacgcgtccggaccaactggtcaaacacgacaaaacacaactcttcacaagtcgctgacttaacgtacaacaaaacaacgctactggttagaagtatttatcttcttaccgtgttttactccaaaaacaaggtcaacagcagccagagatgctaccagacatGCCGGccatagacacacacagactagatacgctagcgcgctgtcttctatattatctatggtctgaccaatcactgctctctggctccgccctctgagaatcttgttgacGTTTGGcgccacacttgctgatgaccacttccggtctcagaaaatgaaaaaacggaccttttttcgtttctgtctcttactgattttattttttttattattctaaatataaaatgaaaatcaaagcatttttaaaatttggtatatcctttttgatcatgaaaaggaaaaacgccttgtatttaaattttaatttttgtattttaaaacgaaaatcaaataaccactcgttttttgtttttcaatacccgtttcagaacggaaaatccaattgccagataaatacacggactgTCAGGCTTCTAAGATTTAAGTCAGACTTGGAAGATTTAAGTTGGGATTTGGAGATTTAAGTCAGACTTCTGAGATTTAATTGAAATTTGTCAAGTTTGAGAGATTAATTCAGGCTTCTAAGATTTAAGTCAGACTTCTAAGATTTAAGTCGGAATTTGGAGATTCAAATCAGACTTCTGATATTTTAATATGGATTCTGAGGCTAAAATCTTAATTCATTTAGTTTTAAGTCAGAATTCTGGGATTTAAGTCAAAGTCTCAGAATGTGTTGTGAAAGCTGAGGCTGAAATTCAAAAtccccgccccccccccccccccaaaaaaaatacaaccctTTGTcatgtctacaacacaacagaaatggtCTGGAaggccagtggccaccactttgagcacctcttgtaattgtagaggccaaagataacttttattaatctcgtgatgatgaataaatttggtattgaaaatatttatgcaagtttttcttttcctgatgtgtgtaaacatattttggctgactctgtataatgggtttctgacaggtcaccaggcaacatctttttataataatgacaaacatacctgcattctactggagtgattttcctcatgtgcaggtaaagatgtgtgaggagcttagagatgacaggagcaggagtcatcctcactaattcagcttccacctagaaacagaaagactacaaacaaacacactgatatactctcaaacgttcaacctcaaaatatctgttttaggaagtgttgtgtttctaaattctgttgaaagcattgacagacattctcttacaatgTTGTgtaaaagcagcctgtcctctgagctactgagaaattttcctgaacaaagtttctacatgtaaatcagctcaacaaaaactaaagcctcagtcagagataacaggtatcgcaaattataaagaactttctttgttaactcaggactttctgcttcaacctcacataaaaaggagagtttaactcgtcaggtgactgaaatgaacggcttgtgcagttctagatccaaaagtaggatttttcaactcatgttttactacaatacatacagtaataaataatatacaatggctggttgttagtttattcaatattaatgttattttatatactgattgaacttgagcagtggaagagagaaggaatttaatgaaattatggagattcagagatgcaatgttaagttaagccgcggtttaattcaaacagttgaatgttaaacttcagtgcagctcaacgggtttcagttaaccttaaagtaaaataactttttaaaagctaaaatacacagcagagaaatacaggttgagaaagtcattctaataatgaggacagctgctgcagcgaactaacacaggtgttcagtggtaagttagccacctgtgttaattagcccgctagctaacttagccgcttagctagctaacgcgtccgggaCCAACTggtcaaacacgacaaaacacaaactcttcacaagtcgctgacttaacgtacaacaaaacaacgctactggttagaagtatttatcttcttaccgtgttttactccaaaaacaaggtcaacagcagccagagatgctaccagacatGCCGGccatagacacacacagactagatacgctagcgcgctgtcgtctatattatctatggtctgaccaatcactgctctctggctccgccctctgagaatcttgttgacgtttggctccacacttgctgatgaccacttccggtctcagaaaatgaaaaaacggaccttttttcgtttctgtctcctactgattttattttttttattattctaaatataaaatgaaaatcaaagcatttttaaaatttggtatATCCTttgtgatcatgaaaaggaaaacgccttgtatttaaattttaatttttgtattttaaaacgaaatcAAAtaaaccactcgttttttgtttttcaatacccgtttcagaacggaaaaatccaattgccagataaatacacggactgTCAGGCTTCTAAGATTTAAGTCAGACTTGGAAGATTTAGTTGGGATTTGGAGATTTAAGTCAGACTTCTGAGATTTAATTGAAATTTGTCAAGTTTGAGAGATTAATTCAGGCTTCTAAGATTTAAGTCAGACTTCTAAGATTTAAGTCGGAATTTGGAGATTCAAATCAGACTTCTGATATTTTAATATGGATTCTGAGGCTAAAATCTTAATTCATTTAGTTTTAAGTCAGAATTCTGGGATTTAAGTCAAAGTCTCAGAATGTGTTGTGAAAGCTGAGGCTGAAATTCAAAATCCCCGCTAAAATGTATGCAGTACTATCTTGCACagccaaaattgtaaaaaaaaaaaaaaaaaaaaaaaaaaaaaggggggggggggcaaaaTGCCAATAGTAGACACACCATACAGACTCTGAGTAATTTTGTCACCATCATTCGACAGTAAATAATGTATTTCATCTATTGGCACCaactgtgtatttttgcaagaacGTAGGAAAATTAAGGAAATTAATTAAGGAAAATTAGAGGCGTGCTCTTTGACCTTCATGATTGGTGGCAGGAAACGACAATCAATGAAACAACCAATCAGAACTATATAACAAAGAAGACTCCCGCCTTTATGTTAAGAGGATATTTGTtgtgaatcagaaaaaaacaagtacaTGCTTGTTAGTTTGTCCTGTACATAGAATGTCTTAATTATAACTTGGTCAAGCCCAAAGTGTGTTTGACTCATTGGCtgtatttgaacattttatcatttctaattattttctaGGTCGAAATGTCTTCAGCACAGTTATGATAGTATACTGTGTTTTAATAATGAGGATTTTGCAAAGGAAATCTGATCTTCCAGTGTGCTGTAAGTACGGCAATTACTGCCATAAAATTCCAGTATGATCACTGTGAAAGTCACAATAACTGTATGGAAAacctttacttattttttcttataaGGCACCGACAGTCCTGCCCTGCCAGTTCTAAtgtatgcatgtttttgtattcGTTTCTCTATTTTCATCATCATGTTCTTTTCCGTTCATGCATGAACCCCAGCTGACATTTCTGGATGTTACTAACTTGCCACACGATGGCACCATCCTCTCATGAGCTCCAACCAGGTTTCATTAGCAATGATTTTGACTTCTTAGTCTTGGACTAAAGACTCTCTATGCCTcccttgatttgatttgatttataaATTCCCGCCCTGGAAAcaatgcatttacatttttaaaattgtcccAGCTGTAATCAGCTTCTCAAGGAAACTTGTTTTTAACCAAGTACATAAATGATTTGATTAACATTAGATAAGATTCCAtccttatttttttctcaagGGTGAAATTTATTCCCACATCAAGGCAGAAACAGCTGCATCCACACACTTTATAACACTCCCATCAGTGCCAAGGGGAAAGCAAGTATGACGGACCTgtcatggtttttttttatttgtttgtttttttagggaAACGGGCACATTAACCACGAAAGAAATTCAGCTATGAGTGAAACCTAATCATCTCGTTTTTCCTCAAAGATGTATCAGATcacttgttgttttgtaaaCTGGGGTGATATGAATTATTGGCCGGTCAGCCCCCCGGTACTGATTGCACAATCACGACAAGAAGTGACTTTATCCCTCTGTGGACACGCTCAGCACATGCCCACATTCTCCATCCCTTTATGGTTTGACAgcgaaaaaaaagttttcatgtCAGTCGGTTAAAATTCATTGTTGCCTGTCCAGCCAATCATAGTTTTTGACGACACAAAAGAGGCTAAAGTTGGAGTATAAAAAGGTGCGCGCTAATAAAGTATGATGCCTGTCAGTGTGGGACATTAATCCAGCCCCAGTTCAGGCGCGCATCAAGTCGAGCACACAGCAAgggatcttttttttcttcttcaacaaacaaacaaacaaacaaaaaacaaaacaacctacACACCTTGAGACAATGCATCTGTCTCACATTGTGCTGTATGTTTGCTTGCTGATTGCTTTGGGTCCAGTTGTTCTGAGTGACCAAGAAACGCACCAGCAGCCGTCCGCCACCAGCCCAGGAGACACGGAGCAGTGCGCTACCTGCGAGGTCCGGCAGCAGATTAAAACCATGCGATTGAACGCCATTAAATCTCAGATTCTTAGCAAACTGCGAATGAAGGAGGCTCCCAATATCAGCAGAGACATAGTGAAGCAGCTCCTGCCCAAAGCGCCGCCGCTGCAGCAGCTTCTCGACCAGTACGACGTGCTGGGGGATGACAACAAGGATGTGGTTATGGAGGAGGACGATGAGCACGCTACCACGGAGACTATAATGATGATGGCCACTGAACGTAAGTGCTaagtgttttctttgcttttttaaaataaggtaGTAGAAGTACGCGCTGATGTCTCCAAAATAGGCTTTTACGCACGGGGCAGAGCGCACAGGAGACCATATCAAGAGGCTTTATTTTGACATCACGTAGCttgattttcatttctttgttgttattattattttttaccagGTTTTCATATTGGAAGTATGATTTTGCAAATATTATCAAGATTGAAAAGAGTTTAAGAGGCACTGCATTTTGGCACGGTCATTACGCACGCCTCATGCAATTTATTCCCCACCAAATGTTTACTTCTATCTGTAAATGTCGATCCTGCATGAGCATCGAACATATTCATATTTTCTCTTCCTATCTCTCTGCAGCCGAGTCCATCGTTCAGGTGAACGGAGAaccaaaatgctgctttttctctCTTACTCAAAAGTTTCAAGCCAATCGCATCGTTCGGGCGCAACTCTGGGTGCATCTGCGCCCGGCGGACGAGGCGACCACGGTGTTCCTGCAGATCTCCCGCCTGATGCCGGTCACAGACGGGAACAGGCACATACGAATCCGCTCCCTGAAGATCGATGTTAATGCCGGGGTCAGCTCTTGGCAAAGTATAGACGTCAAACAAGTGCTGAGTGTGTGGCTGCGGCAGCCGGAGACCAACTGGGGCATCGAGATTAACGCCTTCGATTCAAGGGGAATTGACTTAGCCGTGACCTCCGCAGAGCCAGGAGAGGACGGACTGGTGAGCTCAgcttatattttacatttgacttGAGGTTAGATTTTTGCCTTAATATAAAAACTAGAATTTTAATTGAACAGTTAACGCACACGATTGCATATTTTGCTATCCAGGGTGCAGAGCTGATTCATTATACCGTCAGGTTGGTTCAGTATTTGGGGCTCAAGTCACAATCAgtgcttttatgtattttcagtCAATTTTTTATAGCACCACAATAACTTCTAAAGACCTGCTTCCAGCTGGGTAAAACTGTGTAGAACTCTGTTGTACTGTACAAAGGGTTCGGTTCTTATTCTGGACTTCCATTGCTTTAGTGTACAGAGAGGCTTTGCAGAATCAGCAGGTGGTTAAACATTCCTGCATTTCACTGCTGGAAGAAGGAATCAAGATATAAAAGACTTTTGAAAGCTGTTAATCAACACAGACTCCATGTAGGTGCACACCTGCATTTGGACACATGCCCAGTCCACAATAACTTCAAGTCTTATTGCTTGATTACATAAAAGTTCACCTGCTCCACATTCCTTAAAGTATTCAGTGTGACTGTGCAAATCAGAGTAATTGCTtgcgcacacacagacacacgcacacgcacacacacacactgctactatcaataacaaacacacatcacaAGACCAAAATGCTGGCACCAGGCTGTGGGGTGATTAGAACACCTTGACAGCAGAGGGTAACCAACCATCAGATGATTTAATTTCTCTATAACTCAAAGTTTCATAATATTATCGTGCCGTGTTTGAAAACTAACTGCCCAAGGGCATcggattaaaaagtgaaaagcTGACTGCTGCAATCTGCCTCCTTTTGAAAACCAGCGTTTTTCGAAGAGTTCATAAACGCTCTGTCTTTCCAGCAACCATTCATGGAGGTGAAGATCTCAGAGGGCCCCAAACGTGCCAAGAGAGACGCTGGCCTGGACTGCGATGAGAACTCTCCAGAGTCCCGGTGCTGCCGCTATCCACTCACAGTGGACTTTGAAGACTTTGGCTGGGACTGGATTATTGCCCCAAAGCGCTACAAGGCCAACTATTGCTCCGGGGAGTGTGAGTACATGCACCTGCAGAAGTACCCACACACCCACCTGGTGAACAAGGCCAACCCCAGAGGGACTGCAGGTCCCTGCTGTACCCCCACCAAGATGTCACCCATCAACATGCTCTACTTTAACCGTAAAGAGCAAATTATCTATGGCAAGATCCCCTCCATGGTGGTGGACCGTTGTGGATGCTCTTGAGTTGGAACAGTGGCCCTGGCAAGAGAGAGGGGAGGACGGAGGGGCTGAGGCTCAGTCCAGCCCCCAACTTCAGACTATTTGACACAACCAATCCACCAGTTCCAATGCTTTCCTGCAGAACACAGTGCAATAGAACCAGAGTAGAGGCCACAAACAGCCCGACCTCCCCACAGGGCAGTGCTTTCACTACCGGCATAGCTCTTACTTTTCTTTGCTCCAGTGAAATCTTAGCCATAGAGGCTTGAAGCCAGATGGATGCAGGAGCAGAaatacgtgcacacacacatgctggacCTTTGAGTGAATGTAGACAGAAACAatcaaaattatccaaaaactccttttttttctctcagtgctCTGTACATTTATACAAACATGCCGCCTGATTATACTCGTACACCATCTACTCCACTACACTCCACTTGTAGCCAACATACAAGCTATTACACTTTTTGCTAAGCTCTGTGTTTGTGATAatcatttttgagttattttttcaGAGTGAAACCAGGAATCCTCAAGGACTTTTTGAAAGGGCTTGGAAAAACACAGCTGGAGACTCTTTAGTGTGATATCTCACACTGGTAGAACACATTTTAGAACACGAATGTTTGTAGGAGtcaataaaaagatgaaaactggCAGTATGACAAACCCTTACTCATCCCTAACACTCTCCTGCCGTTTTTTAAAACCCAGTCACAACTgtaacatttcagttttaatgttgtttttttcgttAATAATGTTCAATAGTTTAAGTGCAGGAGGTCATGTGGTGGCTGATCACTCTTGAGATCCTATCAACACAGAAATGTTCCACCAGGGTGAAGTACCACAAAAGGTCTGGACAGATCTTCATGTACTCTGCCATACATTCATGCAGCAACATAACCGACTGAGGAGTGTCCTTGCTCAGTCTTAATCATCACTATCCTTCAAAACAGCCTGACCTGCCCGATACACTTGAATTATTCTGATTGTAAATTCACATTACTGGACAGAAGGACTTGAACTGAAGGCACAATGAATGCAGCctacaaatgaaatgtgtttaagACAGAAAAGGAATTGTCGAGATGTATGAATGTTGACATCATGCTCAAACTCTGTCTTACAAACAACACAGTTTGCACTATGGCACACCAATAGAAAGAATTGGTTGCTACAAAAGTtgtaaaaactgattttgataTGTTTGCTAATTTGTATTGTATACATATGCCATTGTTTCCATTAGGAGTTGCCTTTCTAAACCACTGTTGGtaaatgtatataaccacaaTCTAGCAAGATAAAAGATGTAATACAGCAACTCTATATACTTGTTTTAACAAATAAAGTTTCTAGCTTATTTGTTGGGTTCTATTTCTTTGAGTAGCTTTTTTGTACGTCACAGTGTGTTGTATCAGTTGCACCTCATAAAAATCCACACTTTAGGTTTATACTGTAGCATTTAGTTGAAATTCAAAATCATGTAAATTACATGCCACAAGACATCGTGTTCTGGGATAACTGCGACCACAAAGCCTAGAACTAGACATgcttgtgtttcagtgtttctgatgACTCACAGATCATATCCAAACCTGATGTTTCAGTATCACAACACAACAACCTGAACTTTAACATCACAGCCCCATTTCActcttcagcagctgagaatCTTTATGTCTTCAACACATGGTGTAAACTGATAAGTTACACAGGCaacgtgtgagtgtgtgtactgtgcgcatgagtgtgtgtgcagaaaaCGAATGccaacacacactctcactctACCTGACTACACCTGCACAATCCCATCACCATAAGCCTGTTTTATCGCAAGTGTAAGTCAGTCCAATTTCCCTgactttgctttttttcctgtgaaGGGATGTTGAAAGTATTGCAGTCTAATGAGAGGATGTGAACTCTAGTGCGCTCTGACAGCATGACCTATTCCTCTGACGGCCTCATTGAAGCCTGACTTCCGCCCAGTAGAGGGCGAATTGAGCACTGCCTGTGAGAGCCACTTCCTTTCCTGCTGAGAACTGGAAAACTGCCATGAAGATCGGCCACAGCGCTGAGCAGGCCCTGGGCAGAGTGGATCCACAGAACTTCTTCTCCCTGGGAGAAGGATTAGAGATTCTGCACTTCTCGAAAGGATTAAAGATTCAAACTTCTCTGTTTGCTGGTGgctgagaaaaaagaaaaggaaagatcTCTAAATGAATAACACTTGAGGGAAGCTTGATAGTTAAACTCGAGATGAGCCTGATTAATTACTGAAGAACAGAACAGTAAAGGACACAACCCATTTCATATCTGTATCATTTAACATCAAGATATGTGCTCTTACAGCAGTGCTGCTTCCATCTGCAGTTGACTTGAACATGAACTTTTTATGAGTCTAATAGTCTCCAACAGTTTCCAACTCTTGACTTTCACAATATTACAAATGATATTTGCTTTGAAAATTAGCAGTTCAACTGTTTTAAAACATCATTGCCCATAGGTTACAGATATAAATACCACTTACGCTTTTTTCACAGTTCTCCAGAAcgaacatttcagttttatagTTGTGTCTTACAAGCATTTAGGATTTGGTTTGAGGCAATTCTGCTTCTTCagataacaaaaaagtaaaatgtgatgaaaaccaGGATCATTCTTTTCACTTCTACTAAAGAAATGTGTCTTTAAACGGCCTGCAACTGAATGAGATGTTCTCAACTCAGTAATGTTTTGCCTGCCTTGGAGCGTCTTTTCATTCACTTCTGTCCTGCAGtaactgctgctgtctgttgtATCTGAAGAAGAGCTGGGAAACATTTTGACTGAGCATCGTTACATCTGTCAAGAGATCAGACCCTGGAGGACTGTATCCGCCAGCGACATTCCACCTCTGACAGGTGAGGAAGTGAGAGTGAGAGAACGGGAAGAAGGATGTTAGGGGGTAAAGGAGTAGTCCAAGGCAGCTGGAGACCCCGTTATTGGACAGGATTCCTGTTGAGTAAAATTAATAGAAATGGAATAGTACATGTATTCCTCATTAAGTACTCATTAATAAATAGTAACGATGCCTGACATAACTGTTGAACAATGTTTGATACCGTGAAAATGGATTCAGATTTGTGGAAATGATGTGCTGCAGCATTACAACACCGGCTTCATTATTCAGCCTTACTCTAAGTGGAgtctggttgttgttttatcGTAATATTTTCAATAACTTAGATTTGCGGTGCTCAAAGcataaaaatatgatttataaAACTAACCAGCAGCATCCCTTACcagagaaacaaataaaatgcataccTCACTTGTGAGATCTTGCACTGGGACTTATTTGCTACCAAAAGTACAGATCTGCAGTGAGTAACCAGAACATTGTTTCTGTAAAGACACACTGCTGTCAAGCTGTTGACATGTTATCTGTTGGTCAGCTGTAACCAAGCTGTGAGCTAGATATCAACTAGGACACTATAGCCCGTCTATCAAACTGAAATTTAGAATGTCAGTGCCTTACGCAAAATGCctgtcagcatgctaacatgctaatattTAGCAGGTATCATGTTCACTGTTGTCACCGTTTTAGTATAGCATGTaacaattttatattttattaattagcACTAAATACAAATTCCACCTAAGGCTAGTTGGAATCCGAAAGCAGAGTTTAACATGTGCTTTGAAACCAGATGAAGTCTACAAACATCCTGTCAACTCTGTGAGGCTGTACTTGAACACAGCAGTGCTTTAAGTTAAATGGTCACCACGATAATGCTACAAATCTAGGCCGGACTATTGTGAATGTAAATCCTTTTCCTCGCATACAAAGCTTTTAATGACCAAGCTCTGCCTTATCTTAGAGACTGTATGGCACTATATTGTCTCAACAGATCACTTCGCTTTCAGAGTAcaggtttacttgtggttcgtttcaaaaacagaataggaggcagagccttcagttgtcAGAGTGCTCTTCCGTGGAATAAGCtgccagtttgggttctggagacacagaccctctctacttttaaggtTACActtaaaactttcctctttGATGAAACTTCAAGTTATTCCTGACTCAGCTGACCCTGAATTTTACTATGTGGAGTGCTCTGAGATTATTTATCTTGTGAATTGGCActgtatgaataaaagtgaattgAACTGAAACTGAACTGAGTTAATGTTTAGCAAGTACTATACAGTGTTGGGGAAAGAACTAAAACctttacttcagtaaaagtagcaGTACAACATGATAAGAATACTCTGTTAGAAGCAAAAGTTTTGCATTCAAAATTCTACTtgactaaaaatgtattttatgtaatGTACTTTATGTATCCAAAGGTAAAGTCCCTCAAGATCCTGGaagacgattttttttttttttttttaaactttgtgtgCACAAGTTATCCTACGCATGCAAGTCATTATTTTGtaaagtctatcccagctgacttagggtgaaggcaggggacaccctgaacaggacaccagtctatcacaggcctacatatagagacaatcacactcacattcacacctacagacgaTTTAAAATACCCTATTAACCTCactatgtttttggactgtgggaggaagccggagtacctggagaaaacccatgtatgcacagggagaacatgcaaactctatgcagaaagatcccaggcccagaccgggacgtgaaccagagatcttctagctgcaaggcgagagtgctaaccaccaagccgcTGTGCAGCCCAGAACATGATTACCTGTACCAAATTCACAGTGAtccatgcagaaaaatcaagaaaactCTGCAGTATCTGGGATAcatcctctgggaaccatgaatgtctACAAAATTTCCAAGCAATCCATATAGTAGGTGGTGTTGAAGTTGGCAACGTAGTGCATGAATGAAAATAGAAGGAGACTGAACAAATTGATCAGGAAAGTCAGTTCTGTCTTGGACTGTCCTCTGGACTCCATTGATGAGCTGGGTGAGAGAAGGACGTTAGCCAAGCTGACATCCATCAAGGACATCACCGTTCACCctctgcatgacactgtggggacCTTAAGCTGCTCCTTCAACAAGAGGCTGCTATATCCACGATGCAAGAAGGAACG
This DNA window, taken from Amphiprion ocellaris isolate individual 3 ecotype Okinawa chromosome 11, ASM2253959v1, whole genome shotgun sequence, encodes the following:
- the mstnb gene encoding growth/differentiation factor 8, producing the protein MHLSHIVLYVCLLIALGPVVLSDQETHQQPSATSPGDTEQCATCEVRQQIKTMRLNAIKSQILSKLRMKEAPNISRDIVKQLLPKAPPLQQLLDQYDVLGDDNKDVVMEEDDEHATTETIMMMATEPESIVQVNGEPKCCFFSLTQKFQANRIVRAQLWVHLRPADEATTVFLQISRLMPVTDGNRHIRIRSLKIDVNAGVSSWQSIDVKQVLSVWLRQPETNWGIEINAFDSRGIDLAVTSAEPGEDGLQPFMEVKISEGPKRAKRDAGLDCDENSPESRCCRYPLTVDFEDFGWDWIIAPKRYKANYCSGECEYMHLQKYPHTHLVNKANPRGTAGPCCTPTKMSPINMLYFNRKEQIIYGKIPSMVVDRCGCS